The following proteins are co-located in the Helicobacter acinonychis genome:
- a CDS encoding phospholipase A, with translation MRSKFLSFVLMVCQLEGKNSLQDSLKLDYDYYLRKQDLHTITTKNNLSNSWYVAPKKASKDHSWVDLAKKYLDVVDYQGTYFMPFYHSFTPVYQWYRPNINPYQRNEFKFQISFKMPVFKRFLWTKGTLYLAYTQTNWFQIYNDPQSAPMRMVNYMPELIYVYPINFEPFGGKIGNFSEIWAGWQHISNGVGGAECYQPFNKEGNPENQFPGQPVVVKDYNGQKNVRWGGCRSVSAGQRPVFRLVWEKGGLKIMVAYWPYVPYDQSNPNLIDYMGYGNAKIDYRRGRHHFELQLYDIFTQYWRYNRWHGAIRLGYTYRINPFVGFYAQWFNGYGDGLYEYDVFSNRIGVGIRLNP, from the coding sequence ATGAGAAGCAAATTTCTGTCCTTTGTTCTTATGGTTTGTCAATTAGAGGGTAAAAATTCTTTACAAGATAGCCTTAAATTGGATTATGACTATTATTTGCGTAAGCAGGATTTGCACACCATTACCACCAAAAATAATTTATCCAATTCTTGGTATGTCGCTCCTAAAAAAGCCTCAAAAGATCATTCTTGGGTAGATTTAGCTAAAAAATATTTAGATGTAGTGGATTATCAAGGCACTTATTTCATGCCTTTTTATCATAGTTTTACCCCTGTTTATCAATGGTATCGCCCCAATATCAATCCGTATCAACGCAATGAGTTTAAATTTCAGATTAGTTTTAAAATGCCTGTGTTTAAGCGCTTTCTTTGGACTAAAGGCACGCTTTATTTGGCCTATACCCAAACCAACTGGTTTCAAATTTATAACGACCCTCAATCCGCTCCCATGCGAATGGTCAATTACATGCCTGAACTCATTTATGTTTATCCTATTAATTTTGAACCTTTTGGGGGTAAAATAGGGAATTTTTCTGAAATTTGGGCAGGTTGGCAGCACATTTCTAATGGCGTGGGGGGTGCGGAATGTTATCAGCCTTTCAATAAAGAGGGTAATCCTGAAAACCAATTTCCAGGCCAACCTGTGGTGGTTAAAGATTATAATGGGCAAAAAAATGTGCGTTGGGGGGGTTGTCGTTCTGTGAGTGCAGGGCAGCGCCCTGTGTTTCGTTTGGTGTGGGAAAAAGGGGGCTTGAAAATCATGGTCGCTTATTGGCCTTATGTCCCTTATGATCAATCCAACCCTAATTTGATTGATTATATGGGTTATGGTAACGCTAAAATAGATTATAGGAGGGGGCGCCACCATTTTGAATTGCAACTTTATGATATTTTCACGCAATATTGGCGTTATAATCGTTGGCATGGGGCTATCCGCTTGGGCTATACCTACCGCATTAACCCTTTTGTGGGGTTTTATGCACAGTGGTTTAATGGCTATGGCGATGGCTTATATGAATACGATGTTTTTTCCAATCGCATAGGGGTAGGAATTCGCTTAAACCCTTAA
- a CDS encoding sodium-dependent transporter yields the protein MGNHFSKLGFVLAALGSAIGLGHIWRFPYMTGVSGGGAFVLLFLFLSLSVGVTMFIAEMLLGQSTQKNVAEAFEELDNNPKKRWKYAGFMLISGPLILTFYSTILGWVLYYLVSVSFYLPNSIQESEQIFNDTLQSIGLQSVGLFSVLFLTGWIVSRGIKEGIEKLNLVLMPLLFVTFFGLLFYAMSLKSFSQAFHFMFDFKPQDLTSQVFTASLGQVFFSLSIGLGINITYAAVADKTQNLLKSTIWVVLSGILISLVAGLMIFTFVFEHGANVSQGTGLIFTSLPVVFGKMGPMGTLVSVLLLLALAFAGITSTVALLEPSVMYFMERYQWSRFKVTWGLVGLIFVVGVVLIFSLHKDYKDSLSFFGKGLFDWLDFASSTIIMPLGGMATFIFMGWIVKKEKLRFLSVHFLSPALFEIWYFLLKYITPLIVFSIWVGKIY from the coding sequence ATGGGTAATCATTTTTCTAAATTAGGGTTTGTTTTAGCCGCTTTAGGGAGTGCGATTGGTTTAGGGCATATTTGGCGCTTCCCTTACATGACAGGAGTGAGCGGTGGGGGTGCTTTCGTGCTGTTGTTTTTATTCTTATCCTTAAGCGTTGGTGTAACGATGTTTATCGCTGAAATGTTACTTGGGCAAAGCACGCAAAAAAATGTTGCAGAAGCTTTTGAAGAGCTTGATAATAACCCTAAAAAACGCTGGAAATACGCAGGGTTTATGCTTATTTCTGGACCCTTAATTTTGACTTTTTACAGCACGATTTTAGGCTGGGTGCTTTATTATTTAGTGAGCGTTAGTTTTTATTTGCCTAATAGCATCCAAGAATCAGAACAAATCTTTAATGATACCTTGCAATCCATTGGGTTGCAATCCGTTGGGCTTTTTAGCGTTTTATTTTTGACAGGTTGGATCGTTTCTAGAGGGATTAAAGAAGGCATTGAAAAACTCAATTTGGTTTTAATGCCCTTGCTCTTTGTGACTTTTTTTGGCTTGCTTTTCTATGCGATGAGTTTGAAGTCCTTTTCTCAAGCCTTTCATTTCATGTTTGATTTCAAACCACAGGATTTGACCTCTCAAGTATTCACCGCTTCTTTGGGGCAAGTTTTCTTTTCTTTAAGCATAGGTTTAGGGATCAATATCACTTATGCTGCGGTTGCAGACAAAACACAGAATTTGCTCAAAAGCACTATTTGGGTGGTTTTATCTGGGATTTTGATTTCTCTTGTGGCGGGGCTTATGATTTTTACTTTTGTGTTTGAACATGGGGCGAATGTCTCACAAGGCACAGGGTTAATCTTTACTTCCTTACCGGTGGTTTTTGGCAAAATGGGACCGATGGGCACTCTTGTTTCAGTCCTTTTGTTGCTCGCGCTCGCTTTTGCAGGTATCACTTCCACGGTGGCTTTATTAGAACCAAGCGTGATGTATTTTATGGAAAGGTATCAATGGTCTCGCTTTAAGGTGACTTGGGGGCTTGTAGGGTTGATTTTTGTCGTGGGCGTGGTGTTGATTTTTTCCCTCCACAAGGATTATAAAGACTCGTTGAGTTTCTTTGGGAAAGGTCTTTTTGACTGGTTGGATTTTGCCTCAAGCACGATTATTATGCCTTTAGGTGGGATGGCAACCTTTATTTTTATGGGTTGGATTGTGAAAAAAGAAAAATTGCGTTTTTTGAGTGTGCATTTTTTAAGCCCTGCGTTGTTTGAGATTTGGTATTTCTTGCTCAAATATATCACCCCCTTGATCGTGTTCTCTATCTGGGTGGGTAAGATTTATTAG
- a CDS encoding sodium-dependent transporter: MGNFSKLGFILATLGSSIGLGHIWRFPYMVGNNGGSAFVLLYLALSLSLGVAMLLVEMLIGSLGKKDAVSNFEILDPKRGKYYPITFIFLLGGPLILSFYAVVLGWVLYYLFVVTFDLPKNLEQAKIQFNLLQNGSLIWPVIGFSACLLPTIWFVSKGIKEGIEKLSVVLMPLLFVIFIGLLIYAMTLESLPKALHYLFSFEIQKIDFKVFMDALGQMFFSLSLGVGTIITYSAFTPKKENLFKSSLYIVLPGILISLIAGVMIFTFVFEYHADVSQGPGLVFISLPLVFAEMGMSGQIVSLFFFIALVFAGITSTVSLVEPLALYLTNRFNFSHLKASLWIGIVVYVLGILVILSMSERYAKFLSFAHRSVFEWLDFTTSSLLMPLGGLFSVLFVGWLLKKESAFLATKHFFNENAFKIWLFSVRFIVPVVILAIFILQFK; this comes from the coding sequence ATGGGAAATTTTTCTAAATTAGGTTTTATTTTAGCTACTTTGGGCAGCTCTATTGGTTTAGGGCATATTTGGCGCTTTCCTTACATGGTGGGGAATAATGGGGGGAGTGCGTTTGTGCTTTTGTATTTGGCACTGTCTTTAAGCTTGGGCGTTGCTATGCTTTTAGTGGAGATGTTAATTGGGAGTTTAGGGAAAAAAGATGCGGTCTCTAATTTTGAAATATTGGATCCTAAAAGGGGAAAATATTACCCAATCACTTTTATTTTTCTTTTAGGCGGTCCGCTCATTTTATCCTTTTATGCGGTGGTGTTGGGCTGGGTGCTTTACTATCTTTTTGTGGTCACTTTTGATTTGCCTAAAAATTTAGAGCAAGCCAAAATACAGTTCAATTTGCTTCAAAATGGTAGCTTGATTTGGCCGGTTATTGGCTTTAGTGCATGCTTGTTGCCAACGATCTGGTTTGTTTCTAAAGGGATTAAAGAGGGGATTGAAAAGTTGAGCGTGGTGCTCATGCCCTTATTGTTTGTGATTTTTATAGGGCTTTTAATCTATGCGATGACTTTAGAAAGCCTGCCTAAAGCCTTGCATTATTTATTTAGTTTTGAGATTCAAAAGATTGATTTTAAGGTATTTATGGACGCTTTGGGGCAAATGTTTTTTTCTTTGAGTTTGGGGGTAGGCACGATCATTACTTATTCGGCCTTTACGCCTAAAAAAGAGAATTTATTCAAAAGTTCTTTATATATCGTCTTACCTGGTATTTTAATCTCTTTGATTGCTGGGGTGATGATCTTTACCTTTGTGTTTGAATACCATGCAGATGTGTCTCAAGGACCGGGACTTGTTTTTATCTCCTTGCCTTTAGTGTTCGCTGAAATGGGCATGAGCGGACAGATTGTCTCGCTCTTTTTCTTTATAGCACTTGTTTTTGCTGGGATCACTTCTACGGTTTCTCTGGTAGAGCCTTTGGCACTTTATCTTACTAATCGTTTTAATTTTTCGCACTTAAAAGCGTCGTTATGGATAGGGATTGTTGTGTATGTTTTAGGTATTTTAGTGATTCTTTCTATGAGTGAACGATACGCTAAGTTTTTGAGCTTTGCCCATAGGAGCGTGTTTGAATGGCTGGATTTTACCACTTCTTCATTGTTAATGCCGTTAGGAGGCTTGTTTTCAGTCTTGTTTGTGGGATGGCTTTTGAAAAAAGAGAGTGCTTTTTTAGCCACGAAGCATTTTTTTAATGAAAACGCGTTCAAAATATGGCTTTTTAGCGTGCGTTTTATCGTACCTGTAGTGATTTTAGCGATTTTTATTTTGCAATTTAAATAA
- the gyrB gene encoding DNA topoisomerase (ATP-hydrolyzing) subunit B, with amino-acid sequence MQDYQSHSIKVLKGLEGVRKRPGMYIGDTNVGGLHHMVYEVVDNAVDESMAGFCDAINITLTDEGSCIVEDNGRGIPVGIHPTEKIPACTVVLTMLHAGGKFDNDTYKVSGGLHGVGVSVVNALSKRLIMTIKKEGRIYRQEFEKGIPISELEIIGKTKNAKESGTTIEFFPDGSVMEVVEFQANILQKRFKEMAYLNDGLKIAFKEEKTQLQETYFYEDGLKQFVKDSTKKELLTSVISFKSMDGETHTSIEVALAYADDYNENTLSFVNNIKTSEGGTHEAGFKMGLSKAILQYIDNNIKTKESRPISEDIKEGLVAIVSLKMSEPLFEGQTKSKLGSSYVRALVSKLVYDKIHQFLEENPNEAKIIANKVLLAAKAREASKKARELTRKKDNLSVGTLPGKLADCQSKDPLESEIFLVEGDSAGGSAKQGRDRVFQAILPLKGKILNVEKSHLSKILKSEEIKNMITAFGCGIQESFDIERLRYHKIIIMTDADVDGSHIQTLLMTFFYRYLRPLIEQGHVYIAQAPLYKYKKGKTEIYLKDSVALDHFLIEHGVNSANIEGIGKNDLMNLLKVVRHYRYALLELEKRYNLLEILRFLIETKDALTLDMKVLEKSILEKLESLNYQVLRSFVTEESLHLHAQTPKGLVEFNLDDNLFKEVLFEEANYTYQKLMEYNLDFLENKDILAFLEEVENHAKKGANIQRYKGLGEMNPNDLWETTMHKENRSLIKLKIEDLEKTDAVFSLCMGDEVEPRRAFIQAHAKDVKQLDV; translated from the coding sequence ATGCAAGATTATCAAAGCCATAGTATTAAGGTTTTAAAAGGCTTAGAGGGGGTTAGGAAACGCCCTGGAATGTATATTGGCGATACCAATGTGGGTGGGTTGCACCACATGGTTTATGAAGTCGTGGATAACGCTGTAGATGAAAGCATGGCGGGTTTTTGCGATGCTATCAATATCACTTTGACCGATGAAGGCTCATGCATTGTAGAAGATAATGGGCGAGGCATTCCTGTGGGTATTCACCCCACGGAAAAAATCCCCGCTTGCACCGTAGTTTTAACGATGTTGCATGCCGGTGGGAAGTTTGATAATGATACTTATAAGGTTTCAGGTGGGTTGCATGGCGTGGGCGTTTCAGTCGTGAATGCCTTGAGCAAACGCTTGATTATGACTATTAAAAAAGAGGGTCGAATCTATCGCCAAGAATTTGAAAAGGGTATCCCCATTAGCGAGCTTGAAATCATTGGTAAGACTAAAAACGCTAAAGAAAGTGGCACGACTATTGAATTTTTCCCTGATGGAAGCGTGATGGAGGTCGTTGAATTTCAAGCGAATATTTTGCAAAAACGCTTCAAAGAAATGGCGTATCTTAACGATGGTTTAAAAATTGCTTTCAAAGAAGAAAAGACCCAATTACAAGAGACTTATTTCTATGAAGATGGCTTGAAACAATTCGTTAAAGACAGCACTAAAAAAGAGTTGCTCACCTCCGTTATTTCATTTAAAAGCATGGATGGAGAAACGCACACTTCCATAGAGGTCGCTTTAGCGTATGCTGATGATTATAATGAAAACACTTTAAGCTTTGTGAATAACATTAAAACTTCTGAGGGCGGCACGCATGAGGCGGGCTTTAAAATGGGCTTGTCTAAGGCGATTTTACAATATATTGACAATAATATTAAAACTAAAGAGTCTCGCCCTATTTCTGAAGACATTAAAGAGGGTTTAGTGGCTATTGTGAGCTTGAAAATGAGCGAGCCGTTATTTGAAGGGCAGACTAAATCCAAGCTCGGTAGCTCGTATGTGCGCGCATTAGTTTCAAAATTAGTCTATGATAAGATCCATCAATTTTTAGAAGAAAACCCTAACGAAGCTAAAATCATCGCCAATAAAGTCCTACTAGCTGCAAAAGCTAGAGAAGCCAGTAAGAAAGCCAGAGAGCTTACTAGGAAAAAAGACAATTTGAGTGTTGGCACATTGCCTGGAAAATTAGCCGATTGCCAGAGTAAAGATCCGCTTGAGAGTGAAATCTTTTTAGTGGAGGGTGATAGTGCGGGTGGGAGTGCTAAACAAGGGCGCGATAGGGTTTTCCAAGCGATTTTACCCTTAAAAGGTAAGATTTTAAATGTGGAAAAAAGCCATTTGTCAAAAATCCTAAAATCAGAAGAAATTAAAAACATGATCACGGCTTTTGGGTGTGGCATTCAAGAGAGTTTTGATATAGAAAGGTTGCGCTATCATAAAATCATTATCATGACAGATGCTGATGTGGATGGGAGCCATATCCAAACCCTACTGATGACTTTTTTCTATCGTTATTTACGCCCACTGATTGAACAAGGGCATGTTTATATCGCTCAAGCCCCCCTTTATAAATACAAGAAAGGCAAGACAGAAATTTATCTTAAAGACAGTGTCGCTTTGGATCATTTTTTAATTGAGCATGGCGTCAATTCAGCGAATATTGAAGGGATTGGTAAGAACGATTTGATGAATTTGTTGAAAGTGGTGCGCCATTACCGCTATGCGCTTTTGGAATTAGAAAAACGCTACAACTTGCTAGAAATTTTACGCTTTTTGATTGAGACTAAGGACGCCTTAACCCTTGATATGAAAGTTTTAGAAAAAAGCATTTTGGAAAAATTAGAGAGTCTGAATTATCAAGTTTTACGCTCTTTTGTTACTGAAGAGAGCTTGCATTTGCATGCACAAACCCCTAAAGGCTTGGTGGAATTTAACCTAGATGACAACCTTTTTAAAGAAGTATTGTTTGAAGAAGCGAATTACACTTATCAAAAACTTATGGAATATAATTTAGATTTCTTGGAAAATAAGGATATTTTGGCGTTTTTAGAAGAAGTGGAAAATCATGCTAAAAAGGGAGCGAATATCCAACGCTATAAGGGGCTAGGCGAGATGAACCCCAATGATTTATGGGAAACAACCATGCATAAAGAAAACCGCAGTCTCATCAAACTCAAAATTGAAGATTTAGAAAAAACCGATGCGGTGTTTTCGCTTTGCATGGGTGATGAAGTAGAGCCTAGAAGAGCCTTTATCCAAGCGCATGCTAAAGATGTGAAACAATTGGATGTGTAA
- the dnaN gene encoding DNA polymerase III subunit beta, producing the protein MKISVSKNDLENALRYLQAFLDKKDASSIASHIHLEVIQEKLFLKASDSDIGLKSYISTQSTDKEGVGTINGKKFLDIISCLKDSNITLETKEDSLVIKQNKSSFKLPMFDADEFPEFPVIEPKVSLEVNAPFLVDAFKKIAPVIEQTSHKRELAGVLMQFDKTHQTLSVVGTDTKRLSYTQLENISVNSTEEYISCILPKRALLEILKLFYESFSFKSDGMLAVIENETHTFFTKLIDGNYPDYQKILPKEYASSFTLNKEGFKESIKLSSSLSPTIKLTLEKNNALFESLDSEHSETAKTSIEIEKDLEIEKAFHLGVNAKFFLEALNALGTTQFVLHCNAPSAPFLIQEPLDEKQSHLNAKISTLMMPITL; encoded by the coding sequence ATGAAAATCAGTGTTAGTAAAAACGATTTAGAAAATGCTTTGCGCTACTTGCAAGCTTTTTTGGATAAGAAGGACGCTTCTTCTATCGCTTCACACATCCATTTAGAAGTCATTCAAGAAAAGCTTTTTTTGAAAGCCAGCGATTCGGATATTGGATTAAAAAGCTATATTTCTACGCAATCTACGGATAAAGAGGGCGTGGGCACGATTAATGGGAAGAAGTTTTTGGACATTATCTCATGCTTGAAAGACTCTAATATTACTTTAGAGACTAAAGAAGACAGCCTAGTGATCAAACAAAATAAAAGCTCTTTCAAACTCCCCATGTTTGACGCTGACGAGTTTCCTGAATTTCCTGTTATAGAGCCAAAAGTGAGTTTAGAAGTGAATGCCCCTTTTTTAGTGGATGCGTTTAAAAAAATCGCCCCTGTGATTGAACAAACCAGCCATAAAAGAGAACTAGCCGGTGTTTTAATGCAATTTGACAAAACCCATCAAACCCTTTCAGTGGTAGGCACAGATACTAAAAGACTTTCTTATACGCAGTTAGAAAATATCTCTGTCAATTCTACTGAAGAATACATCTCTTGCATTTTGCCTAAACGGGCTTTATTAGAAATCCTTAAACTTTTTTATGAGAGTTTTAGTTTTAAAAGCGACGGCATGTTAGCGGTAATTGAAAACGAGACGCACACTTTTTTCACCAAGCTCATTGATGGGAATTACCCTGATTATCAAAAAATCCTCCCTAAGGAATACGCGTCTTCTTTCACTCTTAATAAGGAAGGCTTTAAGGAGAGTATTAAATTATCCAGTTCTTTAAGCCCCACCATTAAACTCACTTTAGAAAAAAACAACGCTTTATTTGAATCTTTGGATTCTGAGCATAGCGAAACCGCTAAGACTTCTATTGAGATTGAAAAAGATTTGGAGATTGAAAAAGCCTTTCATTTGGGCGTCAATGCGAAATTTTTCCTTGAGGCTTTGAACGCTTTAGGGACAACGCAATTTGTGTTGCATTGCAATGCACCTTCAGCACCTTTTTTAATCCAAGAACCTCTTGATGAAAAGCAAAGCCATTTGAACGCTAAAATTTCTACCTTGATGATGCCCATCACACTATAA